ATCGAACCATGACGTATCCTTTTCTACCTTCTGCCGCTTCCTCAGCCTAAACTACTCCAGATACCCTTCAACCAAGACTACAAACCTTACATCCTCTTGTGATCTACCATCTTGCTTACTCACTGCTACAAATCATTAATATTCTTGCGAAACTCTTACTCACTCACTACctctattttttgtttactttttcttggttgtCTTGTTAACCTTCCCCTTCGCAGTTGTCTCTCGCTACTACTGTGCAACCAACATTAAATCAAAACAGTgaaatttagaaaaaaacatatattctcccaaaattttcttataaTATACTACACAATACATAATCAGTGACAGCTATAACAACGTCCATCACTCTCCAACTTCTCTGCTGGAATCTCtacataataatatatcaatCTTACCGTCTGGAACATCATCGCTACCTAGCTCTTTGTGAACCGCTACCATCAGCATGTACAGTGGTACTCTCGTGTTATCTGCAGCGAGAACTTCAACGTTTGCCAAATCAAGCCAATGTGGTAATAACCACACCTCCGAAATCTGCTCCAAAAGATACTCCAGTCTCTGCCggaatattttattgtaGAACAGGCCTATTAGCATCGAGAGGAAAGGCGTCCAATGCGGCAGTTTAGATGGGGTACCTCCCAGCGCAGTCTGATCTCGCAAGTGCATTCCTAAACTTAATTCATACCTGCTCCTCAGCCGTTGATGATGCCTGCCAAACTGCAGCTTGGACGTACTGCGGACCCTGCAGTCCAGCGCTTGTCATGGAACGCAAACGCTGAAAAACTCCAAGTTTCTCGAGCGCCTCCACAACGACCGTAGCGTCTTTTGCCTCCCATTCTTCCTGGCACTTTTTCTCGTCCCAGTTCAAAAAGTACTGCAGCACCCCCGTCTTCGATTCGCGCAAGTTGCTCCATGCTTCAAAATACAACTCTTCGATTTGCCTTCCAGACATGCGGAAAACTCGGCTCCCTTGCTTGCCTCTTGTCGAATCCAATACACTAATTGTTTCCCTTCTTCTAGTAATAGCCAGGTACCAAgcataatttctttgtatCTGAGAGTAGATCTCTCTCTTCTTTACgctaaaaaatttcaaatatccTACAGGGTCCCCATGATATGGCTCGATATTTTCCAAGTATTCCTTGTATTCCTCGTCATTTCGCAGCATTCTCTCCACAGCTAGTGCTTCCCAAGCTATACTCCGATACGATACTTTCTGGCGAGGCCAGCAGACGCAGAGCTCGAACATCTTTTGACAGCCCTTGCATAATCCGTATTGTGTGAACACTCCCTCTGGGCAGAAGTATATATCGATACCATAGAGGAAAAGATGTTTAATTTCGTCAGACCgaaatccaagaaactCTAATACATTCGTATTCTCAGAAGTATTGGGAAACTGTgctttcagtttctttctctctaGAAAACCATTTGACTCCCTTTCCGCTTATATGGCTCTTTAATAATGTCAGTGACTGGATGGATTCTATTACTCTCAGCATTGCCGCCTGTATTGGCGTCCtcgttggcactagcattggcactagcgttggcactagcattggcactagcgttggcactagcgttggcactagcattggcgctagcattggcactagcgttggcactagcattggcactagcgttggcactagcattggcactagcgttggcactagcgttggcactagcattggcactagcattggcactagcgttggcactagcgttggcactagcattggcactatCAGCAGTATCAGCAGTGGTACCATCATGAATGCCCGCGTTGCTGTCCTCATCGCTGCTGCAATACTCTCTGTACCTGTCACTGCTATTTCTCTCCTGGGAACTAGACGGTAACGCGGGAGACTGTGGCCTCATTTTCAGCCAATCTGTCCATTCTTTCTATCAGTTCCACTGTGTCTGCCGACAGGTCTGTCCTGGAGCCACAGCATCCAACATGCTGGCcctttttccctttctttgattcaagTCCATAGAACTCGCGCACCTGTTCGGTTATACAGCCTTCCTTAATTGGTGATAATTCACCCCTCCGATTCCTTGCCGCCCAACTGTTTTTTCTAGATAA
The DNA window shown above is from Saccharomyces kudriavzevii IFO 1802 strain IFO1802 genome assembly, chromosome: 15 and carries:
- the SKDI15G0010 gene encoding uncharacterized protein — translated: MLIGLFYNKIFRQRLEYLLEQISEVWLLPHWLDLANVEVLAADNTRVPLYMLMVAVHKELGSDDVPDGKIDILLCRDSSREVGE
- the SKDI15G0020 gene encoding uncharacterized protein gives rise to the protein MRPQSPALPSSSQERNSSDRYREYCSSDEDSNAGIHDGTTADTADSANASANASANASANASANASANASANASANASANASANASANASANASANASANASANASANASANASANASANEDANTGGNAESNRIHPVTDIIKEPYKRKGSQMVF